In the genome of Triticum urartu cultivar G1812 chromosome 5, Tu2.1, whole genome shotgun sequence, one region contains:
- the LOC125555724 gene encoding uncharacterized protein LOC125555724 produces the protein MARLPHASPIPHAAKLYKTLPTPYSNPSSIPLALSLTIFDLDAPDYPTAMVVVLAMATVVPAGLELVRQLHRGRLHILLYRIKAGEHHPRRSRLLPPPWPSDAVVRSASSRQPPVSPSSPSVSQP, from the coding sequence ATGGCGCGGCTACCGCACGCGTCGCCTATCCCGCATGCCGCCAAGCTGTATAAGACCCTCCCCACCCCGTACTCGAACCCTAGCTCCATTCCCCTCGCTCTCTCGCTCACCATCTTCGATTTGGACGCGCCCGATTACCCAACCGCCATGGTCGTCGTCTTAGCCATGGCCACCGTGGTCCCCGCCGGCTTGGAGCTTGTGCGGCAGCTCCATCGTGGTCGTCTGCATATTCTACTCTACCGGATCAAGGCCGGGGAGCATCATCCGCGACGCTCGCGCCTTCTTCCTCCGCCATGGCCGTCCGACGCCGTCGTTCGATCCGCATCATCCCGGCAACCTCCGGTCTCCCCGAGCTCTCCATCGGTCTCACA
- the LOC125508050 gene encoding rubredoxin: MAMATARLIHPCMVVSKSPRTPPAPFLLHTNKPLTTALSSSFHFTLHSVDVSKDDKPLDAALETKQEDATAAAAGDLATPLPGELDAEEDRPKLDPRRFEEQFAVLNTGVHECRSCGYLYDQAKGDPSYPVPSGLPFNKLPDDWRCPTCGAAQSFFDSKSVEIAGFAQNQQFGLGGNSLTSGQKTLLIYGSLLVGFAFFLSGYFLQ, encoded by the coding sequence ATGGCAATGGCCACAGCAAGGCTAATCCACCCATGCATGGTGGTGTCCAAGAGCCCAAGAACGCCACCAGCACCCTTCCTCCTCCACACCAATAAGCCGCTGACcaccgcactgagctcatcgtTTCACTTCACGCTCCACTCCGTCGACGTCTCCAAGGACGACAAGCCGCTGGACGCGGCGCTCGAGACCAAACAAGAAGAtgcaaccgccgccgccgccggcgacctGGCGACGCCACTGCCGGGGGAGTTGGACGCGGAGGAGGACAGGCCGAAGCTTGACCCCCGCCGGTTTGAGGAGCAGTTCGCGGTGCTGAACACGGGGGTGCACGAGTGCCGGTCCTGCGGCTACCTGTACGACCAGGCGAAGGGAGACCCGTCCTACCCGGTGCCCTCGGGGCTGCCGTTCAACAAGCTGCCGGACGACTGGCGGTGCCCGACGTGCGGCGCGGCGCAGTCCTTCTTCGACAGCAAGAGCGTCGAGATCGCCGGGTTCGCGCAGAACCAGCAGTTCGGGCTCGGCGGCAACTCGCTCACATCTGGCCAGAAGACGCTACTCATCTACGGAAGCCTCCTTGTCGGCTTCGCCTTCTTCCTCTCCGGCTACTTCTTGCAATGA